gaagggggagtgttaaggaacactatgggacaggggagtgtggtggtggtaaggaacactatgtgggggtggaagaacactatgggaaaggggaggtgggaaagaacactatgggaaaggggagggggagaaataacactatgggacaggggagggggaaaaacactatgggactagGTGGGggcgggaaagaacactatgggacgggggaaagaacactatgggacaggggaggggggaaagaacactatgggacaggggagggggtgaaataaaactaaggtacaggggagggagggaaaaaacactatgggacgaggtgggggcgggaaagaacactatgggacgggggggggaaaagaacactatgggacggggggggaaaagaacactatgggacgggggggaaagaacactatgggacaggggagggggagaaataacactaaggtacaggggacgggggaaagaacactatggggtagGGGAGcgggtaaagaacactatgggacagggggaaaagaacactattggggagggggaagaacactaaaacgatggaggggagaggaaaactaggggggggggggagagaggaacattatggagggcactaaggtacaggggagggaagacaaaaggaacactggggtagggggggaccactaaaagagaagggagaggaacattaagggggatGAGgtggcactaagagacaggaaaggagggggggggagagaaacactaatgGACATagaggggagagtggcacactTTATTGCATAGTTAACTTATTTTGTTGTTACAACTgttctatatttatttgtttattgcatgtgAATTTTGAAGATGACTTTGTAAACTGGCACTTTTGAATAAATGTTGCACTGTGTTTTCtgagaaatatatatgcatatgagcgtataatttattttttttgggggggggaggggaggggggcgggggtggatcttgggtgagttcacacactttttccccaggacttgacccctgctctagtagccatctgacaagtggccagtggaggtatcgctaggctgtaatgtaaacactgcattttctctgaaaagtcagcatTTACTGAAAAAATCCTGATGGTAACGATTATACtcagaacaaatccaatacaatacaatatagtgtccctttaagctgtagttgttctggtgactatagtgtccctttaagacaaagtagtccttactttgtcttatgctaTCTTTGGATTGAATTAGAATTCCAAAGGAGTAAGCATtactagtatttcataaagatgatATCTTCATGAACTACTGAGAAGTAACAGACctgctttaagcaaattaaatctgaatggtaAAATTGAGGCTAAAACAACTGAGACTGAAAATGAGTTAGAGATTTGTAGAGAGCAGAcaattttttgcctaaatttggcAGATTTCAGATTCCCTTAAAAAATGGAGCTAAGCGACTATACTGTGAGATATGTTGTCTGATAATGTAAATTACATTTGGCAGATAACATATGTGAGTAATTATTCCATTCAAAAACACCTGCATGTTTATTCAAGGTTAATATCTATTTGAAACTCTGGATTTTAACAAATTAAATCTGAACAGAATATATGAGTCAAAAATAGCTCATCTCGAAAAAAGTTTTATACATCAATTATGCCATTTGGATCTAATTTGCGATTACTTTAAATTCTGCATTTAGTATATATCCCCGCAGTTTTCACATTTCCACAATCATGTTTCCTTTCTCAGAATATTTGTCTTCTTTTTCCACCAGAAATCAATATACATTTTCTTCTCTCATTCAAGATGCagactacaattcccatcatgCACAATCCCTCTTTTTAGAGCACAGAAGATACAGTGGCAAAGATTTCAGCCAAAATATATACTCGGATAGAGTCATTGACATCACAGCAGGCTTCTTGACAGTTAATTTGGCTGCACTAATTGTCTGACCTGTTATTTTATCTCCTGTGAATTTTCTTTTAATTACTAGGATAGCGATCTCTATGAAATGTCAGCTCTGATGCACAGAACGCTAGCTTATTGATCTGAACAACATAAAATCTGAAATATGTCATCTATTCGTGAGGACTGACAGTTTGCTGAGGATGTCTGCTTCCAAAATCAATTCAGTAATCTGAAATCATATTTTTAGTATCTATTTTTTCTCTTCCCCGCACATTTTtgctttataatataaaaaaaaaaaaaatagagtcttgaaatatattcttttttttgtcaaGGGGAAGAAATGATATGTCTCTTAGCAGCAAAGATTTCGCTGGCTGCCCACTTGTGGGATGTTAAAATATTCCAAAGCTGTCTGTATAGGTATTTAGCATTCTGTGCTTTAAGCATAGGGTTTGCTAATTGTAGAGACCCTTATAAAAAATGATTAATAGTAGAAGCAAacagctaaaaaataaaataaaaataaaaatccctaATATTTAAATTGCTTAAGGGTTAATGATTCCACACAGTGGATCTTTAACCTCCTGCCTCCCCCCTTTAAGGAGCCCTAGGATATACAACTTACTGGACTGTAAAGTGTGAAAAGCCTTATTATAAAAGGGACAGACCCTGTCCCACCCCCATGCCTGCCAGGCTAATGGTTTCTCCCAGGATTATATAACACTAGCCAGCACCACAGCATCTCCAGAAGTATGCAACTGATGGTGTGAGAAGATCTTGTGTGGAATACAGAGGTGGCAAGGATTCAGGGGCATGGGAGACCCTAGAAGTTAACTGAGCACCAGAAGAGGACACGTCCACCATATCCAATCTCTGTTCACTTATTACTTCATACCTCTTGGAGATGGTGTTACCTAAATTTTGGACCTAATCCATAAGAGGCTTCCTGGCTGTGCCTTGTTACAGATATTTTTTGATTCTTCAGAAAGGCCTAGAACCACAACAGTCATGAATGGGACTTTCTTTAACCAGACAGTGATAGACCAAGGAGCCTACAATAGTTCAGAGGACATTGGCTCCCTCATGGGATGCTGCAATGGAACCAGAGCGGTCATTACCACCGATGGTACTTCACTCATTCTTAACCCTGATGAGCGCAGCATGTTTATCACAAGGGTAGTGCAAATCGCTGTTCTGTGTGTCCTCTCTATCACTGTCCTTTTTGGGGTCTTCTTCTTGGGCTGCAACTTGCTCATCAAATCTGAAAGCATGATCAACTTTTTGGTGAAAGACCGAAGACCCTCCAAGGATGTGGGAGCAGTGATCTTGGGTCTTTACTGAAGGACCTATTGACCCAAACCCTTACAACATCCAGCTCACACGTATAAACTTTCTGAAGTCTTCACTCTAGACTTCAAAAAAGGTGATAAGGTCGTTAAGACAATATTGCACAGAGCAACAGTTCTCTTGGGTTTGCATGAAGTGTGCCAAACGAGAACCACTTGGTGGAAGAATGTCTATTTTAAAAGCTGCTGTCTTTTTTTCCCCACTGATAAATATCTAATTTACCCAAGCAGTGCCAGAACCTATCACAGATTCGCAACATCATGGCTTGTATTTTTTATAGtggattttatttaaatgttttgttcATAAAAACAACCTGTTATTTTGGAGACTTGTGGTTGCATGCTTTGCCTCCCAAATGTTGTATTATACCTCATAAGTCTCCTTCTCCTCTACCTGATTTTTGGATCAAAAGCATGTTTTTTAAAGGCTGTCAGATCTGTTTTACAAAGTAATATTTGCACTATATTTAATAACCGAAGCATGAATTGTACAAGATTTTTGGAATGCATTTTTTTGTACGTAAAGTCTTTGTATGTAAAGGTTTACTATATTGCAAAACGTCAATGTATAATTAACTGCATTTTGATGCACTATTGATTGCAAATAAAACAGCATATTTTTAACTTGGGTGTGGatttaaattgttattttaattaaaggaTTATTGGACTGTAAGTCCGGAGAACACACATATTCTAAAACAACAGTATCActagaaaaaatatacatttgctgCTAAACATGTCTCCCTGAGATCGCCTCATTTGGATGGAGAttagaaatggttaaaaaaaaaaatctgatgcaAAGTTGCTTTGGAAACACATGCATTTTCAAAcgataatgtatatattataagcaTTCTATTTAGCAAGAAGATAACACAAGATATAATTGTAATTAAATACATGATCACGGAGAGATAATTAATCTCTGTTTCTACAGATAAATCTGTAGAGCTAGGAATTACAGGTCCCCTGGCTGAGAAAACAAGGGTTAATTTCCATGTCTCTATTTATCTCTTTAATCATGAAATCTTTTGGGAGAATGGAACTAATTTGAAAATATCTAAACTGAATTTATTTCCCTGTTAAAACCTGCCACTCAAACTGTATCCCAAAGTACATTTTGTGAAAAACCTCGACAGATGTTTGGGGAATTAAAGCTGGAAATCTCACCCAAGATCCCCAATCTTAGAACGATCTGAATACTAAAATCTCAGCAGAACAGACGTCGAAAGATCGAAAGGATTTGGCAAGAAGATAAAACCATTTTCCGAACAGGACATGTTGAGAATAAATCCCTTTAGTAAGAATTTACTTGTTCGTTGTTCATTTTAACACCAGGTGATCCTACATATATATGTTGCTTGTTTTATGCAAGACAACTTTCTATAAAATCCCAATTTTTCCTTAATATAAAAAAGATTCTAACCGGATCCATTTTTTCTAGAATCAATTTCTctctaatttaaataaaaaaataccttttaTCTGTGCACTGCTCGTTAGGATTTAATTTTGGCACAATGTCTATACTGTAATATAGAATATTTTCATTTTCTACACTAGACCTACCCTTCATGATACCACACATTCAGAACCATTGAGATTGTTCAAAAGGGGATCTTTGTCTAAATTGGTACCCCAATTTTGTAAAATGTAGCCAAAGGAAAATGTGAGGTTATTGTACAATGAAATCCAGAGGATttcaaaaagttattttaaaaaatctttgCTACCCTCTCATATTTCTTCCAGGGATGTCTAGACGGAAACTCATAAGTGCAATTCCTTAAAATGAGCAAATAaacaaatcaatcaatcaatcatagATATCTTCACACATTGTACAAAAGAGGCCTCAACTCATGAAGCTCAGACGTATTGTCTACTAGGCCAATTTGGCCTGGTCCTAGGGGAGTGAGGTGGATAGGGTAGAGgattttggagcagtttgttctATCATTAGAATGTTATGGTTGGACTTTGAGAAGTAGCCCCCTTATGTCATTCACATTGCACTGGTTGAGCAGCGTCTCAAAGttagagaaggattaagatcctgCAGAGCCCTAGGCAGGTTTCCGGTTTAGTTCAACCTTTCGTTGTTGAAAGGGATGGTGAATGAGGCCAATCAAGTTGTCCATGTCTAAACCCTggaccctaggcagctgcctatggTTAGTCCTGCTATCTTCCGGTACATCGATCTCCTGCGCCAGATTCCCTGTGCCTGTCTAAAGACTTATACAGAACTCCTCCTCCAcatggagttaaagggacactagaagcATTGAAGTGGTATGGTGCAGTGAcccagtccccttaaccctgcaatgttaattattgcagttcctgTCAatcagtcagccactagaggcacttcctgcttgctaggcgacttttggtcacctaactgatgctggaagtcctcacgccCTGTATGAGGATATCCAGCCTTagttaaatccccagaggaaaacattgaagcaatgctttcctttgcGGAGTGCCTAATTGCTTGCGGCTCTCAACGCGCGTGTGAATtagcccctccccctgtcaggtGACACCAGAGGAGGCGGAGCACCGTCCCAGCGATGAGAAAAATTGGTTGTGTACAAaaaggggttttaaaccctttaAATGCTGGgaggaggcaagggaggtgagAGGCCAGATGaagctatagtgtaaggaatacaactttgcatTCCTTACACTTACGCTGCAGCACAAGGTGAACTACATCTACTTTGTGAATGTAtactagtgtaaaaaaatattgtgtgtatgttattgtgagtgtgtgtaaataaatatgaGAGGTTTCATTAAATTAGTGTGAGATGTCTGTAAATTAGTGTGGTGTCGTGTGCTAAGTAGTGCAATAGTGTGTGTAATTTTAGTGTGATTGGGTGAAAAGTTAGATATGAGTGTGTCACTGTAGCAACAAGAGTTACATAAGGGTTAACTCAGTAAGTGGTGTGTGCAAGTTCAAGTATTGTGTACAGAGGGCTCTGGTCTACAGCAGCTAAAACTCCAAATCACTTTAGCTGATGGGTTTAATAAGAAAAAGGAATTATAGAGGCAAGCGTTAATTTATAGCTCGAAACTCAGGGTCTGACTTGATGTAGGCCATGGAAGAATTGCTAACTCCCCTAATAATAATATAGCTGTGCATCATTCTATCAACATCTACTATGAAATCTAGGTCTTCATCAATAGGTCTCATAGCGACGATGATATAAAATATGCCCACTTAAAACACAGCAATATGGAGAAATGATGACATTTCTAAAAAACTCCCAGCATGCCACACAGTAATATGCAAATCAAACTACACATTtcgggagatttatcaaagtgatgcaataatttttttttaaaaaaaaatagggcaaTCGCTATGGAAACCAGTGCAATTACCAAATGCATTTCATTGATGATTATTCCACTTTTGCAACTTTTCACCCATTTTCAAAAAATTCCACTTTGTTAAATGTCCCCCgaatgtgtcatttttttttagatttaaattacATTAACAGATAAGTCTATCCAGAGACAAGCTTTTCAATGCTTCTGATCTCATTAGTGTTGAGCGGGTTTGTGGTTCGTAGTGAAAAATCTGTTTTCAGGGATTTAATCAGATATTAACTTAAAATTACGACAGAAGTTAAAAAAGTGACAAAATTCAGTACAACGTAAAATTTGATCACCGTACTTTAAACGTGGGAGTGCTGGGTGGGTTTAATTCatggcattgaaagggttaaagcAAATGTAATGCCGACTATTTATCAGCTCTGCTCAATGTGTAGACAATTCCGATCTTCATGCATCACAATCTATAAAAACACCCAGGTGGTAAATACTCGCAGCGGGAAGTCCGATCACTTAACGTCTGCGTTCCAGAATCACGATTGCATTAAATTCACAGCTGCTACAGCCAACAGCCCGGGCATTGATAAATGAGGTTCTggattttaaaaatctttttaatttCGGAACGTTTGCCGTAAAACATCTGTTAGTGCTCTGATCCTCTTTTGGCCAAAACTTTGgcttttatttgtaaaaaaaaacaaaaaaaaacatttataggtGAATATTGGATTAAGAAAATTGTAATGAACTGGAAGCCTTTTAGCAAAAAGTTAAGCAAAAATGTTGGCTCAAAGCCGCTCAGTCACTAGGGATGTTTTGAATTTAAAGTATTGATTTTGTTCCTcgctatttctatattttttctttatttgaaatTCTCCTTTGTTTTTtagttatacatacatacaggaagACATAGGGGAGCGTGGCGATCTCTGGcaatgggcggagcttaagcaaagttctgtTTGAGTTGCAagctaattttacccaaaattcATCAGTCAGAAGAATCCCACAGACGGGCAAATTccagacatcatggacagagacaataaataaaaatcaaggcAAGTGGCAGTGTGGGGAGTGTCATCATTACAATATAAAGGCACACGAAAAGTAAAACTGAaagatatatatcttatattatatTAAAGGGGCGGATCCAGAATGTAATCTTAGGAGTAGCACtgggagattatttaaagaaacactccagacaCAAAAATCACTACAGCCCTatgtaggggttatggtgccaggaaagtcATGGTACCCTCccagagtaagaagtcaaactgtttaaaaacaggGTCTgctgggttaggggctgtagtaggggataggagCAGCAGTGAGGGGGTTAGAGCTGCAGCGGGGGTTAGAGGCAGTAGTGAGGGGTTTAGGTGCTGTACATGGGGATGGAGGTACTGCAGTGGGGTGTAGTGGCTCTAATGGAGAGTTAAGAGCTGTAGTTGGTGGATAGGAGCTGAAGTGGGGTCTAGAGGTACTAGTGGGGTTTAGGGTCACTAGTTGAGGATTAAGGGCTGTTTATGGTTAGGAGATGTTTTGGGTGGATAGGACCTATATTGACGGGATCAAGGCTGTAGACGGGGATTGGGGTTTTGGGACTGAAGTGGAGGCATGGAAACTGTAGTGGGGGCTTAGGGAAACTAGTAGTGAGGAGTTAGAGGGTGCAGTGGGGTTTAGGGGATGTAGCGTGGGGAAAAGCAGCTGTACTGGACAATAGGGGCTGCAATGGGGGCTTAGGAACTGTAGTGGGAGTTAGGAGCTATAGTGGGGGGGAGATTAGGGGggtcaggggctgtagttgggggTTATGGGCTGTAGTTGGGAGTAAGGGGTTGTAATTGGGAGTTATGGGCTGTAGTTAAGGGTTAAGGGATGTAGTGGGGGGTTAGGGGATGTAGTTTGGGGTTAGGGACTGTAGTGAGCCAAGGAATAAAGTCAGGCAGCGcaatacttttttaaattttactaatttttatagaaaatggcacatttataaataaatcttGTCATTCAGACTACTGGCCCTGTTACTtcatggttgtttagctcagtgaagctagtAATTGTtcagagcacctaccttgcaaagacctctcattgagctgcattgagaagcctgtgattggacagccacagaaagtctgggcggggctagaaggggagggcttgataaggcttcagacaagagatctgcagctttataagttgtttttatatatacctccaatgaaaaaaatgcataattaaatgtacacatgttttcatttgtggtatatTAATTAAGCAATGATttgtatttatgtttgtgtttgggcagtggagtaaccatttaaattcAGAGTTTACTCTTTTGAGTTATGTTCCTCATAATTGTTGATGAAATATTACAAGATTTTCACCACTAGGTGGCAGCTGCTAAGTTTAAATTAGATTATTTAAAGGCTTTTCTGTTGCAGTTTTTGTTAAAATGCCTGGAATTTATCATCAATCAAACTGCAtaatttatgttttctttgacAACCTAAACATTTTGGCAGTagaaatagatatataaaatatatgcagagGTTGTCTTAAAGCACATTTTtgcaaaaaacaacacaattaaTATTAGGTAGTTCCTAAACATTAACCATTTCTTTAACAAAACGCATTACTGTGtattttctcactttagtgaataatcctgaatgGATCTGGTAACTTCCTATCATGTAGAAAATAAATTCATTAAAGGGcacctaagcaccaaaacaactttgactTAACTCCTTAACCCAAATAAGACCGTGACATGCTGGTGAGCTTAAACACCGTTAGGATGGCATAGCATGCCCCAACTATTTAGCCCTTCCTGCGGTCCACCTCCTTTCCCATACTGCCCATTGCCACCTGGGGGTCCCCCTGCAGCCAGTGGTAACTGTGACAGAGCTTGTTCCTACCATGCTTCAACTGGCGCAGGACTCAAAGTCTAACTCCTCCTAAAAGAGCATGATCACCTGGCTATATCCCCTGTTCCATCCACTCCAATGCAGAAGAGCACTCTGTTTCCTAGCCCTGGGACTGTTCTACAGAACCAGTGCAGCCAAAACGCCTTCAGTGGGATCAGTCGTTAATCGCCTGAAATTCTAAAGCGGACAAGTACAAGATGGCCTCCTGGTACAACTTACACCTATTGCCGCTCAGTTACCCAGTCCCCCAGGAGAGCGCTAATTGGAGGGGAGATGTAGAAGATAAAGAATAATCAAAGCACACTGAGAACCGGGAAAGCCCTCTTCCCCGTAGTCAGGGAAACTCATTTCCTGTGGTCATTAGCCGGCCGCAGCCTAGAATTATGTGCCGGATCGGAAAATGGCGACAACCCGGTTAAACTATACTCGATAATTACTCGGGCTGGGGACATTCAATCCTAATGGTTTTTTGGGACATTTTGCTCATGGGAATTAGCCCTGTCCGGCGATGTGTAGGTTGTCGATATACTGTTGGAGAAAGTATTTTTTGGGGGTTACTGTTGCAAGACATCATGTTGTATGGAAGTTAATACAATTATACCCCAGGCAGAGCAGCATCAGGGATGGAATCTATTGTCACCTTTGATGACCCCCCATTGTGATTGTCCCTATAAATATGTGCATGTGTCCTAATAAAGTGTTTTGCTCCTTCATGACCAGGAGACGTGTGACAAGGGCTgcttaaacaaaattatttaattcctaaatggtaaaGAATTAAGCAATGAGA
Above is a genomic segment from Pelobates fuscus isolate aPelFus1 chromosome 6, aPelFus1.pri, whole genome shotgun sequence containing:
- the RPRML gene encoding reprimo-like protein → MNGTFFNQTVIDQGAYNSSEDIGSLMGCCNGTRAVITTDGTSLILNPDERSMFITRVVQIAVLCVLSITVLFGVFFLGCNLLIKSESMINFLVKDRRPSKDVGAVILGLY